AGCTGGGCGGTACGCCAATTCTTGGTATCACGCTGGGTGTGACCTTGGTATCGCCTCAACTGATGAATGCCTATCTCATTGGTAAAGAAGTGCCAGAGGTTTGGGATTTCGGATTGTTTGTGATTGAGAAGGTGGGCTATCAGGCTCAGGTGATCCCGGCGATGCTGGCGGGTGTGGCATTGGCGCTTATTGAAACCAACCTAAAGCGCATTGTCCCAAGCTACCTGTATCTGGTTGTGGTGCCATTCGTTTCAATCATTCTGTCGGTCATTCTTGCTCACGCCTTCATCGGTCCGTTTGGTCGCGTGCTCGGTGATGGCGTTGCGTTTGCGGCAAAAGCTGCGATGACGGGTGATTTTGCAGTACTGGGTTCTATGGTGTTTGGCTTCTTGTACGCACCATTGGTGATTACTGGTATCCACCACACAACCAATGCTGTTGACCTTCAGCTTATGCAAGATCTAGGTGGCACGCCAATCTGGCCTCTGATTGCACTGTCTAATATCGCTCAAGCATCTGCGGTTGTTGGCATCATCATTATCAGTAAGCGTGAGGGTGAGCGTGATATCTCAGTTCCAGCCGCTATCTCGGCTTACTTAGGTGTCACAGAGCCAGCTATGTACGGTATTAACCTTAAGTACAAGTTCCCAATGCTCAGCGCAATGATTGGTAGCGCAATTGCAGCCGCTATCTGTGGCAGCGCTGGCGTGATGGCGAACGGTATCGGTGTGGGCGGTCTACCGGGCATCTTATCGATTCAGCCTCAATACTGGATGGTGTATCTCATGGCGATGTTAGTCGCAATGGCCGTGCCGATTATGCTTACTTTGTTCCTGTACAAACGCGCTCAATCAAAAGGTGAGCTAGAGCTTGCGAGCGCGTAACCCCCATTAGTGGCTCACCTTGAGCCACTTCTTTGCTTTTTATTTTGACGAATTTCCAAATTGGTAAGTGAGATTAAACCTATGAGTCAAACTGCTCAAAAAGACTGGTGGAAAACAGCCA
This window of the Vibrio maritimus genome carries:
- the treB gene encoding PTS trehalose transporter subunit IIBC → MSKIAQQDIAAIIDGVGGADNIASVSHCLTRLRFVLNDTDKADKSALESLKIVKGCFTNAGQFQVVIGTEVDEVYKMLIDSAGKKAASKDDAKLAARQNMNFLERGISHLAEIFVPLLPAIITGGLILGFRNVIGDIRMFDGKTLVEISQFWATVHSFLWLIGEAIFFFLPVGVCWSTVKKLGGTPILGITLGVTLVSPQLMNAYLIGKEVPEVWDFGLFVIEKVGYQAQVIPAMLAGVALALIETNLKRIVPSYLYLVVVPFVSIILSVILAHAFIGPFGRVLGDGVAFAAKAAMTGDFAVLGSMVFGFLYAPLVITGIHHTTNAVDLQLMQDLGGTPIWPLIALSNIAQASAVVGIIIISKREGERDISVPAAISAYLGVTEPAMYGINLKYKFPMLSAMIGSAIAAAICGSAGVMANGIGVGGLPGILSIQPQYWMVYLMAMLVAMAVPIMLTLFLYKRAQSKGELELASA